Proteins co-encoded in one Arachis hypogaea cultivar Tifrunner chromosome 11, arahy.Tifrunner.gnm2.J5K5, whole genome shotgun sequence genomic window:
- the LOC112721579 gene encoding protein cornichon homolog 4: MADLFAWLISFFILIALLVIVIYQLMCLADLEFDYINPYDSSSRINKVILPEFITQGVLCCFYLITGHWVMSLFCVPYLYYNYRLYNQGKHLVDVTEIFNLLPREKKQRLIKLFYLVLLLFLSIFWMIYVSLDDHNA, from the exons ATGGCTGATCTGTTTGCGTGGCTCATCTCCTTCTTTATCCTTATTGCCTTGCTTGTCATCGTTATTTACCAG TTAATGTGTTTGGCAGATCTAGAGTTTGATTATATAAATCCTTACGATTCCTCATCGCGAATAAACAAAGTGATTTTACCTGAGTTTATAACACAAGGTGTCCTATGCTGCTTCTACCTTATAACAGGGCATTGGGTTATGTCACTATTTTGTGTTCCTTACCTCTACTACAATTATAGATT GTACAATCAAGGAAAGCATTTGGTTGATGTTACAGAGATATTCAACTTGCTCCCTCGGGAAAAGAAGCAACGACTCATTAAGCTCTTCTATCTTGTTTTGCTCCTCTTCCTTTCCATATTCTG GATGATCTATGTATCATTGGATGATCACAATGCCTAA